In Cryptomeria japonica chromosome 10, Sugi_1.0, whole genome shotgun sequence, a genomic segment contains:
- the LOC131034104 gene encoding small ribosomal subunit protein uS14 → MGHTAVWNSHPKTYGSCSRACRVCGNPHAIIRKYGLMCCRQCFRSYAKDIGFVKYR, encoded by the coding sequence ATGGGGCACACTGCAGTATGGAATTCTCATCCCAAGACATATGGTTCATGCTCACGGGCCTGTCGTGTGTGTGGAAACCCACATGCCATTATCCGCAAATATGGTCTTATGTGCTGTCGTCAGTGCTTTCGCAGTTATGCCAAGGACATTGGCTTTGTTAAATATCGTTAA